From a single Arachis hypogaea cultivar Tifrunner chromosome 3, arahy.Tifrunner.gnm2.J5K5, whole genome shotgun sequence genomic region:
- the LOC112791659 gene encoding protein RGF1 INDUCIBLE TRANSCRIPTION FACTOR 1: MSSSSSNQVAKAKKVKKALQPEWLKSLLKRTFFESSCATHPVLKNELNQYCVTCTELICQNCASGPKHVLHKVITIYKHSYKAVVRIDAMREHIDCSQIQPYKSNKLSVIALEPLPHHGSVKWRRASSCKTCRRKLANPNLYRYCSISCKVQAVLKKSDHSVPPFILLKEDQKEEAGTSKRVNKRKGTPARAPFF, encoded by the exons ATGAGTTCTTCTTCGTCTAACCAAGTGGCCAAG GCTAAGAAAGTGAAGAAAGCTCTTCAGCCGGAGTGGCTTAAGTCTCTTCTGAAAAGGACTTTCTTTGAATCTTCCTGTGCAACTCATCCTGTGCTTAAGAATGAGTTAAACCAATACTGTGTAACCTGTACTGAGCTAATTTGCCAAAATTGTGCATCTGGACCCAAACATGTTCTTCATAAGGTGATCACAATCTACAAGCATAGTTACAAAGCTGTTGTTCGCATTGATGCTATGAGAGAGCATATTGACTGCTCACAAATTCAG CCTTACAAATCCAATAAGCTTTCCGTTATTGCTCTGGAGCCTCTTCCGCACCATGGTTCTGTAAAATGGAGAAGGGCATCATCATGCAAGACCTGTAGGAGAAAGTTGGCCAACCCCAATTTATATCGTTACTGCTCCATATCTTGCAAG GTCCAAGCTGTTTTAAAGAAGTCTGATCATTCAGTTCCTCCCTTCATTTTGCTTAAGGAGGATCAAAAGGAGGAAGCTGGAACCAGCAAGCGGGTAAATAAGAGAAAGGGAACCCCTGCCAGAGCTCCCTTCTTCTAA
- the LOC112791661 gene encoding agamous-like MADS-box protein AGL80, with protein sequence MTRKKVKLAFIVNDSARKATFKKRKKGLLKKVDELSTLCGIDACAIIYSPYDPQPEVWPSPLGVQQVLSKFRRMPEMEQSKKMVNQESFLRQRIAKSTEQLKKQTKENREKEMTQLMFQYLGEGNIMHNVNMLDLNDLAYLIDQYLKDINRRIELLTRESQSQSQPPMPPPPVVKDEVANVEEEGQGSHAQQGLNINMDSMQPKENWFVNLMSGANVDQPHVFGDANQQSGFWPNTFFH encoded by the exons ATGACTAGAAAGAAGGTGAAATTGGCTTTCATAGTGAATGATTCAGCAAGAAAGGCAACTttcaagaaaaggaagaagggaTTATTGAAAAAAGTTGATGAACTCAGTACCCTTTGCGGGATTGATGCATGTGCTATCATCTATAGCCCGTATGATCCCCAACCAGAGGTTTGGCCGTCGCCATTGGGGGTTCAACAAGTGCTTTCCAAGTTCAG GAGGATGCCTGAAATGGAGCAAAGCAAGAAGATGGTGAACCAAGAGAGTTTTCTAAGGCAGAGGATCGCGAAGTCGACAGAGCAGTTGAAGAAGCAGACCAAAGAGAATAGAGAGAAGGAGATGACCCAGCTCATGTTTCAGTACCTTGGTGAAGGTAACATCATGCACAATGTGAACATGCTTGATTTGAACGATCTTGCATATTTGATTGATCAGTATTTGAAGGATATCAATAGAAGGATTGAATTGTTGACAAGAGAGTCTCAGTCTCAGAGTCAACCCCCAATGCCACCACCACCGGTAGTTAAAGATGAGGTGGCAAATGTTGAAGAAGAGGGACAAGGGAGCCATGCCCAGCAAGGTTTGAACATCAACATGGATTCCATGCAACCAAAGGAAAATTGGTTTGTCAATTTGATGAGTGGTGCTAATGTGGATCAGCCACATGTATTTGGAGATGCTAATCAACAGAGTGGATTTTGGCCTAACACATTTTTCCATTGA
- the LOC112791662 gene encoding receptor protein kinase TMK1, producing the protein MLLDSFIGNRENFLKRIGISLESSVKLRNYIKKIIKYWFSFGTHQLRVITHFPHPNAQSAPLSAISTTFLSLFSFTSLPSSALNSTAMRKKKATYNSKTTKLKTLPIFLCGFHFLSLILFTHSQPASPDAQAMLALKHALNPPESLGWSDPNPCKWSRVFCSDSNRVTRIQIGRQGLAGTIPNNTLQTLTQLERLELQFNNISGPLPDLSGLGSLQVLILSNNGFTSIPAGFFAGMSQLQAVEIDDNPFQAWQLPLSLQNASALQNFSANSANIVGKIPDFFNSDVFPGLSHLHLAINGIEGTLPSGFSSLELQSLWLNGQKGDAKLGGDVDVLQNMTSLTQVWLHQNSFSGPLPDFSGFQNLEDLSLRDNSFTGPVPPSLQSLKSLKVVNLTNNLLQGPVPVFGSGVVVDMSGLNSFCLTKPGNCDSRVNALLSIVRSMGYPQRFAENWKGNDPCSDWIGITCSNGNISVINFQKMGLNGTISPDFASLKSLQRLVLADNNLTGPIPEELAALPVLTQLNVANNQLYGNVPKFKSSVAVTISGNKDIGKDKPSPSPPGSSPNSTAPNTIEGNGGQKKSSHVLVIVIAVVGGVLLIALIALLAFCLYRMKQKRLSKVQSPRELVVHPRHSGSDNESVKITVAGSSVSVGNVSESQTVPGSEGGDIQMVEAGNMVISIQVLRNVTNNFSEQNILGQGGFGTVYKGELHDGTKIAVKRMEIGAISGKGAAEFKSEIAVLTKVRHRHLVSLLGYCLDGNEKLLVYEYMPQGTLSRHLFNWLEEGLKPLEWNRRLTIALDVARAVEYLHSLAHQSFIHRDLKPSNILLGDDMRAKVADFGLVRLAPEGKASIETRIAGTFGYLAPEYAVTGRVTTKVDVFSFGVILMELLTGRRALDETQPEDSVHLVTWFRRMYINKDTFRKAIDPTIELDEETLASVHTVAELAGHCCAREPYQRPDMGHAVNVLASLVELWKPSDQNPEDIYGIDLDMSLPQALKKWQAYEGGSQMESSSSSLLPSLDNTQTSIPTRPYGFAESFTSADGR; encoded by the exons ATGCTCTTAGATTCATTTATTGGAAACAGAGAAAATTTTCTCAAAAGAATCGGTATTTCTCTCGAGAGTTCAGTTAAgctaagaaattatattaaaaaaataataaaatattggttcTCATTTGGCACACATCAGTTGCGAGTTATTACACACTTCCCCCATCCCAATGCCCAATCCGCACCGTTATCAGCAATCAGCACcacctttctttctctcttctcttttactTCTCTTCCCAGTTCTGCACTCAATAGCACCGccatgaggaagaagaaagcCACCTACAACTCCAAAACCACAAAGCTCAAAACTTTACCCATTTTCCTATGTGgcttccacttcctctccttaATCCTCTTCACCCACTCACAACCCGCCTCCCCAGACGCACAAGCAATGCTAGCACTCAAACATGCACTAAACCCACCCGAATCACTTGGCTGGTCCGACCCGAACCCATGCAAATGGAGTCGCGTCTTCTGCTCCGATTCCAACCGGGTCACCCGGATCCAAATCGGACGCCAAGGACTTGCTGGCACAATTCccaacaacaccctccaaacCCTGACCCAGTTGGAGCGCCTTGAGCTTCAGTTCAACAACATTTCGGGTCCACTACCGGACCTATCCGGGTTGGGTTCGCTTCAAGTCCTTATTCTAAGTAACAATGGCTTCACTTCCATTCCTGCAGGTTTCTTCGCCGGAATGTCACAGCTTCAGGCAGTGGAGATCGACGACAACCCTTTTCAGGCGTGGCAGCTTCCTCTGTCTCTGCAGAACGCTTCGGCGCTTCAGAACTTCTCAGCGAATAGCGCTAACATAGTTGGAAAAATCCCAGATTTTTTCAACTCTGACGTGTTTCCCGGGTTGAGCCATTTGCATTTAGCGATAAACGGCATCGAGGGTACGTTGCCTTCGGGGTTTTCCAGTTTGGAACTTCAGAGTCTGTGGCTGAACGGGCAAAAGGGTGATGCGAAGCTTGGTGGGGACGTTGATGTTTTGCAGAACATGACGTCACTGACGCAGGTTTGGTTGCACCAGAACTCGTTTTCTGGGCCTTTGCCCGATTTTTCTGGCTTCCAAAACTTGGAAGATTTGAGCTTGAGGGATAACTCTTTCACGGGTCCTGTCCCTCCCTCTCTGCAGAGCCTAAAGTCGCTTAAAGTCGTGAACTTGACTAATAACTTGTTGCAGGGTCCAGTTCCTGTGTTTGGTTCTGGTGTTGTAGTTGATATGAGTGGTTTGAACAGTTTCTGTTTGACTAAACCCGGTAATTGTGATTCCAGAGTGAATGCTCTACTTTCTATTGTTAGGTCTATGGGTTATCCCCAAAGGTTTGCTGAGAATTGGAAAGGGAATGATCCTTGTAGTGATTGGATTGGGATTACTTGTAGTAATGGGAACATTTCAGTTATTAATTTTCAGAAGATGGGGCTTAACGGCACGATATCGCCCGATTTTGCATCACTCAAGTCACTGCAAAGGTTGGTTCTTGCTGATAATAACCTTACTGGTCCAATCCCTGAGGAGCtagctgctcttcctgttcttACTCAGCTGAATGTTGCAAACAATCAGCTTTATGGGAATGTTCCAAAGTTTAAGAGCAGTGTAGCTGTTACCATAAGTGGTAACAAGGATATAGGGAAGGATAAGCCTAGCCCATCCCCTCCAGGTTCGTCTCCAAATTCAACTGCTCCAAACACAATAGAAGGGAATGGTGGTCAAAAGAAGTCTTCGCATGTACTAGTGATTGTTATTGCTGTGGTTGGAGGTGTATTGTTGATTGCTTTGATTGCTTTATTGGCTTTCTGCTTGTATAGGATGAAGCAGAAACGGCTGAGCAAGGTGCAGAGTCCGCGTGAGCTAGTTGTCCACCCTCGTCATTCTGGGTCGGACAATGAAAGTGTGAAGATAACTGTTGCGGGTTCAAGTGTCAGTGTTGGTAATGTTAGTGAATCGCAAACTGTGCCTGGCAGCGAAGGAGGGGATATCCAGATGGTCGAAGCGGGAAATATGGTAATTTCTATACAAGTCCTGAGGAATGTCACTAACAATTTCAGTGAGCAAAATATATTGGGGCAAGGAGGTTTTGGAACAGTTTATAAAGGTGAATTACATGATGGCACAAAAATTGCAGTGAAAAGAATGGAGATCGGAGCAATATCCGGTAAGGGAGCGGCAGAATTTAAGTCTGAAATTGCTGTTTTGACTAAGGTTCGCCACCGGCATCTTGTCTCGCTTCTTGGCTACTGCTTGGATGGGAATGAGAAGCTTCTTGTGTATGAGTACATGCCTCAGGGGACGCTAAGTAGGCATCTTTTTAATTGGTTAGAAGAAGGACTAAAGCCGTTGGAGTGGAATAGAAGATTAACCATTGCATTGGATGTGGCAAGGGCTGTCGAGTATCTTCATAGCTTGGCCCATCAAAGCTTCATACATAGGGACTTAAAGCCTTCAAACATTCTCCTTGGAGATGATATGAGGGCGAAGGTTGCAGATTTCGGTCTTGTGCGACTTGCTCCAGAAGGCAAGGCTTCAATAGAAACAAGAATTGCAGGAACTTTTGGGTATTTGGCTCCAGAATATgcag TTACCGGCCGAGTCACAACCAAGGTTGATGTGTTCAGCTTTGGTGTGATATTGATGGAACTATTAACCGGAAGAAGAGCACTTGACGAGACCCAGCCGGAGGATAGCGTGCACCTCGTTACATGGTTCCGCAGAATGTACATAAACAAGGACACATTCCGAAAGGCCATTGACCCCACAATCGAGCTTGATGAGGAAACGCTGGCTAGTGTACACACCGTGGCAGAGCTAGCCGGCCACTGCTGTGCGAGGGAGCCATATCAAAGGCCTGACATGGGTCATGCTGTCAACGTGCTTGCTTCTCTTGTAGAACTCTGGAAACCATCTGATCAGAACCCCGAAGACATATACGGCATTGACCTCGACATGTCTTTGCCGCAAGCGCTTAAGAAGTGGCAGGCTTACGAAGGTGGAAGCCAAATGGAGTCGTCGTCTTCTTCGCTCCTACCAAGCTTGGACAACACGCAGACAAGCATCCCTACCCGTCCTTACGGATTCGCCGAATCTTTCACCTCAGCAGATGGGAGGTGA
- the LOC112791660 gene encoding U-box domain-containing protein 21, with protein MVLSWTKRKVFRHLRKVTKEDQPPSADDIVIPVHFCCPVSLDIMKDPVTLSTGITYDRDSIDKWLESGNNTCPVTKQLLTTSDMIPNHAIRKMIQDWCVDNSSHGVQRIPTPRVPLSRYDVSRECKTLLSGSQHGDDATCRESLAKIKAWGKENERNKRCVVGNGSADVLARAFQNFSRDSFDKHVVVLAEILENLTWMLPIGEEGKGCLGSENSLTRLVLFLGGNDLGARQGASLVIKELSAEALEKNEQLVESLVKMIREPIGPIATKSCLATIFNLVSLAQSRELIAERFVELGLVSLLLDIILDGERGITEKALGVLDSICDFQKGKDFAKSNALMVPLAIKKILRVSELASSFAVSILWKVWDKSDEGALIEALQVGAFQKLLVVLQVGCDDSTKEKATELLKLLNAYRGKAQCVDSSSLELNYLKKSF; from the coding sequence ATGGTTTTGTCTTGGACCAAAAGAAAGGTCTTCCGCCATCTCCGTAAGGTGACAAAGGAGGATCAACCTCCCTCCGCCGATGACATTGTCATCCCCGTGCACTTTTGCTGCCCAGTGAGCTTGGACATTATGAAAGACCCCGTTACCCTCTCAACCGGCATAACCTACGACAGGGACAGCATCGACAAGTGGCTTGAATCCGGTAACAACACCTGCCCCGTCACCAAACAGCTCCTAACTACCTCCGACATGATCCCCAACCACGCCATCAGAAAGATGATTCAGGATTGGTGCGTCGATAACAGCTCCCATGGCGTCCAGAGGATCCCCACTCCTAGGGTTCCCCTTTCCAGATACGACGTTTCCCGGGAATGTAAGACCTTGTTGTCCGGTTCACAGCACGGTGATGACGCCACGTGTCGGGAATCTTTGGCCAAGATCAAGGCTTGGGGGAAGGAGAACGAGAGGAACAAGAGGTGCGTCGTTGGCAACGGTTCCGCTGATGTACTCGCACGTGCGTTTCAGAATTTCTCACGTGATTCGTTCGACAAGCACGTGGTTGTCTTGGCAGAGATTTTGGAGAATCTGACGTGGATGCTTCCTATTGGCGAAGAGGGTAAAGGGTGTTTGGGCTCGGAAAATTCGTTGACTCGGTTGGTTTTGTTCCTAGGTGGTAATGACCTTGGAGCAAGACAAGGTGCTTCTTTGGTGATTAAGGAGCTAAGTGCTGAAGCACTGGAGAAAAATGAACAACTTGTTGAGTCTTTGGTTAAGATGATTAGGGAGCCAATTGGTCCAATTGCTACAAAATCATGTTTGGCCACAATTTTCAATTTGGTTTCATTAGCACAAAGTAGAGAACTAATTGCAGAGAGATTTGTGGAATTAGGTTTGGTCTCATTGCTGTTGGATATCATTCTTGATGGTGAAAGAGGGATAACTGAGAAGGCATTGGGGGTCTTGGATTCCATTTGTGATTTCCAAAAGGGGAAGGATTTTGCCAAGAGCAATGCTCTAATGGTTCCCCTTGCAATCAAGAAGATCTTGAGGGTGTCAGAATTGGCCTCTAGCTTTGCGGTTTCTATACTTTGGAAGGTGTGGGATAAGAGTGATGAAGGGGCTCTGATTGAGGCCCTTCAAGTTGGTGCCTTTCAGAAATTGTTGGTTGTGTTGCAAGTTGGTTGTGATGATAGCACTAAGGAGAAGGCTACTGAGTTGCTCAAACTGTTGAATGCTTATCGAGGCAAGGCACAGTGTGTTGATTCTTCTTCATTGGAACTCAACTACCTTAAGAAGTCATTCTAA
- the LOC140183884 gene encoding protein RGF1 INDUCIBLE TRANSCRIPTION FACTOR 1-like translates to MREHIDCSQIQPYKSNKLSVIALEPLPHHGSVKWRMASSCKTCRRKLANPNLYRYCSISCKVRAVLKKSDHSVPPFILLKEDQKEEAGVGNKTLFPLEKTPLTEK, encoded by the exons ATGAGAGAGCATATTGACTGCTCACAAATTCAG CCTTACAAATCCAATAAGCTTTCCGTTATTGCTCTGGAGCCTCTTCCGCACCATGGTTCTGTAAAATGGAGAATGGCATCATCATGCAAGACCTGTAGGAGAAAGTTGGCCAACCCCAATTTATATCGCTACTGCTCCATATCTTGCAAG GTCCGAGCTGTTTTAAAGAAGTCTGATCATTCAGTTCCTCCGTTCATTTTGCTTAAGGAGGATCAAAAGGAGGAAGCtggtgttgggaataagacactattcccccttgagaaaacacctttgacagagaaataa